The genomic window CTATTCCTTCTTCCAGCAGCATGTCCGGCTCTAGCTTTATGGGGGGGCTTCCAAATAAATCTGCGCATGAGCCGATTCCAGACTTTAGCTTCTCTGCATCAAACTCATGGACACATATTAGGGCCTTTGTGTTTTGGCTGAACCATTCAGTTCCTCCAATGTGGTCAAAGTGGCCGTGAGTGCAGACAACTCGCTTCACCTTGCCAGGGCTTATTCCCTGCATTTTCATCTGCTCGAGTATTGCCGGAAAGTCGCTTTTAGTTCCGGTATCCACCAAAAGCTCTCCCTCAATCAAGTAGACATTGCTTGAAGAGCCAAATCCCCCAAACTGGAATATGCCACCCGGAATGTTCATTAAATTACTTGCCTAAAATCTAGGTAAGTTTATCATGGAAAACAGGAAATACATCCCCCTTATCCAAAAGCCGGACTGCTGCTCTGCTGCATGCCTTCAGATGATTCTTTTCAAAAGAGGATTCACTCGATTCACTCAGGAGAAAATTGCTAAAGAGCTGGGGCTGTATATAGGCCCTAAAAACAAAGATGCTTTTTCTGAAAAGCTGAAAGT from Candidatus Aenigmatarchaeota archaeon includes these protein-coding regions:
- a CDS encoding MBL fold metallo-hydrolase gives rise to the protein MNIPGGIFQFGGFGSSSNVYLIEGELLVDTGTKSDFPAILEQMKMQGISPGKVKRVVCTHGHFDHIGGTEWFSQNTKALICVHEFDAEKLKSGIGSCADLFGSPPIKLEPDMLLEEGIEIKTPSYRFRVLHTPGHTRGSICLYEKNKRILISGDTLFSDGFGRTDLPSGNIDELKASLKKLAQLDVDALLPGHGPPRRGMPMFSASMFD